The DNA segment tgagtggctgtgaagcatgagtgattgtgaggattaagtgaatgggaggactgagtgaattaaTACTTAAGGAGtgtgcatatgattttatcactatgttgcattgcattggcataCACATTGaaatgtaggcatagagatgtactttcctcctGCCATCCGATAATGCAATTTCTTATTGTGAAAGAAAGTTTTtagaaaaaatcacagttttcaaatttactcatatttttggtgatttcggtgaatgatttgggttttactaTTGTATTTGAAAAAGGCATACTTATTTTTCCGGAAATTGTGAACGAGCGGagtatcatattttgagatattacttgcattgtttatttattttgttctgAGTTGTTTCTTGATTGTCGGTGTTGGATTTTGACCTTTgcccaagctcgtcactacttttaacctaaggttaggtttgttacttattgagtatatagggtcggttgtactcatactatacttctgcaccttgcatacAGATTTTGGATATTGATGTTgatgtgtatggcgggagctgccATTGAAGATGTACCAGTGATCCAGTCACAGCTGcgtcttgttcttggtagctttagaattattaatttgttcatatatatttcaaacatatgatgtattttatttcataccaactttgaaaattctaaatcatagaagctcatgatttgtactacatgTCCTTGGGGAATGTGGTATCAGTATTTTGGgatttttctcttaaacttaTTTTATTATGTTTCCAAATTTAAGGAATTTCGTGTTTTATTggggttgtcggcttgcctagtattacgataggcgtcatcatgacagatgcgaatttgggttgtgacaccaaTTCCTTTAACTAACTTCTTTAATGGAGAACTAGGGTTTATCAAGTTCAACCCTCAACCACTAACTCATTTTAATAGCACCATAAATGTTATAAACATTCATGAATATATGTAATAGAGTAGGTTAAATTACTTTAATAGAATCAAatcttgaaaatctccaattcAGAGTTCTTGACAAATCGTGAAATTTTGGAGAAGAATCTATTAATTTCCAACGTGATCCCATGTTAATACCAATGTTAATATGGTGAAATTGACTACAACATACCCATAAAACCTCAACGATTGGAGTGTCCAAAAGGAACTTTTGGTTTCATGCCCTAGGGTTGAAAGATGAAAAAAATGAGCCAAATCGCATATTAGGACAGTAGCCATGCGCGCTTTCAAGGCCTAGCCTTATTTGCGCGCATGCCTAAAGTTTTCAGCAACTTCAGGGTGTCACGACACCATGCGTGCGTTCTGAGTCTTCCTGGGCTCACGCATAGATCCTTCGTGTTCTATATCCGGAAGCATATATACCTTGCCCTAGGCTCGCGCATAGATCCTCTGTGTTCCATATCTGGAAGCATATATACCTTGCCCTGAGCGCGCGCAAAACCTCTCACGGAATATTTTCCCGTTAAAAAAAAATGTGATTGaaatatatatacttcaaatATATCTGCATTATTATCTTTAAGTTGAAGAAAGATTTTTGTTCTAATGTTTTGGCTTTACTATGCATGCAGGAGCATACGATGACATATATTCTATATATAGATGATCAATCCAAGTTCGAGGACGTTTGCAAAAGTGTTCCTATAATGGAAAGTTGGTGCAAACAATtcagactcatctaattaacctAAATATACAATGGAGGTAGCACACAATTGATGAGTGTCTAAATTTGCAATTCTTTCATCAAACACATGGACACATACAAAATATTTATTAAGAATTGATAATAATATTAGAAATTTTGATCAAATTACTGAGTATTAAAGATTGACAATAATGTTTAAGtgtatttaaataataatatgaaaTTAAGAAGTTAAGATGTTTGTAAGGAAAATGACTTCGTCCAAAATAAGAGATTattattttccccaaattttGGTGAAaattgtttttcttgaaaatttcgtGCAGAAAAACATACCATCTTCTTATACTGAAAGTTATTTTCCGTCATACCAAACATACCATTAATTCATTCATCCTTTCAGACAAATTAGGTGCAGAAATAGAGAGAGAAGTTGGCTTTTCAGACACGCCTAAAGCTACATGATGTGCAGTGATGCATCATACTTGCGAGAACTACACAGAATCTGATCTTTGTATAACATTGTCTCTTCTTGAAACCGACTATAGAAAAAGAAGGGGGGGGAAAAGTCGAATATAATTCAGTGTTCAGTAATTACGCATGTAATTTGGTTCCTTAAAGGTTAAGGATGGGGGAAGAGTAGGGAGAAGAAAAGAGAAATTTATTGGTCGTATTAATAATTTTGATTTTACTTATCGACAATTTTTAATATCTTGTTCATTCGCAATAAATGTGGTTTTTTGAGGAAAATATATTATTTCACTAATTAAGGAATAGGTATCTAACATGATCATAGGTTTTCGTATCAATTTCTGCAGAGATCTCCAGATCGCAAGTCTTGCGATACTAAACTATATTTCTGTTATTTAAGGAGAGTGTACAGGCAGACgtcattttccaactttcacaaTGTTCTCGTGATTACGCAGGTAATTGGTTCATTACTAGTTAAGGGTGGGGAAGAGTAGGGAGGAGCAAAGAGAAATTTATTAGTCGTATTAATAATTCTGATTTTATGCTTGCCTTGAGCCGAAGGTTTATCGAAAACAATCTCTCTACCTGCACAGGGTATGATAAGATGTACATACACACTACTCTTCCCaaatcccacttgtgggatttcactaaGTAGTTGTTGTTATATTAATAATTCTGATTTTACATATCGACATTTTTTAATATCTTGTTCATTCGCAATAAATATGCTTTTGAGGAAAAGATACTATTTCACCAATCAAGGAAAAGGTATCTAATATGATCATTAGGTTTTCGTATCTGTTTCCGCAGAGATCTGCAGATCGTAAGTCATTATGAACTTCGCGACACTGGACTATATTCCGTCATTTCCGAAAAGTGTACGGACAATCGTCATTTCCTCCTTTTACAATATTCTCATGAAGTTGTTCACGAATCAAAGTCTGAATGTTCTTTTGAAATCTCGTTATTCTATTCCTAAGTTAAGTAACTCTCTTGAACCATCCACCATATACATAGTACATTTACATATCGACAAtctttaatataataaatatatttttcgaGGAAAAGATACTATTTCACCAATCAAGGAATAGATATCTAATATGAATATAAGGTTTCCGTATCCGTTTCTGCAGAGATCTCCGGTAAGTCATTATTATCTTTGCGATACTGGACTATATTTCCGTTATTTTCGAAAAGTGTACGGGCAGACATCATTTCTTCCTTTTACAATATTCTTATAAAGTTGCTCACGAATCAAAGTGTGAATGTTCTTTTGAAGTCTCACTATTTTATTCCCTAAGTTAAGTAAATCTCTTGAACGATCCACCATATACATTTATATATTGTTTTGGACTAAGCTAAAAAAAAATGACTATTTCAATGATGACCCTCCATAGATTAACCTAAATAAGCCACGGCTAaagttgcaaaaaaaaaaataaataaattgaataCCACTTGAAGGCTTATCTACTTTGATTGCTTAGGCTAATTAATCACTTAAACCTCCCATTTCGTTTGACATTATAACACCATTTCCcctatatagtataatatattaCAAACCTTGTTTTAATTGAGTAATCGAATTCATTTTTATCcattttgataatatttaatttagtACATAAAACACATGATGTGTTTATTTGACTATGTGAGGTCATTGCATATCTAATCATTAGCttaaaggtatatatatatatatatatatatatatacccctGCATTTTAATACAAGATCTATTTATAGAAGACATTTGAAGTTAACATTTGGAAGTGACACAACAAAATGATACCCTTTCTACTCTTAGTATCTCTTCCTAtcattctcttttttcttcttctcaaagcCAAAATAGGTAGAAATAGTATTCTACCACCAGGTCCTTTAGGTTTACCATACATTGGAAATTTGCATCAATATGATAGTTTAACCACTCATATCTATTTTTGGAAACTTTCCAAGAAATATGGTAAAATCTTCTCATTAAAACTTGCTTCTGCTAATGTGGTAGTAGTTTCTTCAGCAAAATTAGCAAAAGAGGTAACAAAAACACAAGATTTAGCATTTTGTAGTAGACCTTCTGTTCTTTGCCAACAAAAATTATCTTACAATAGTTATGATATTGCACTTGCACCTTATAGTGACTATTGGAGAGAAATGAGAAAGATATGTATTATTCATCTATTTAGTCTCAAAAAAGTTCAATCTTTTAGCCCGATTCGCGAAGATGAAGTTTCAAGAATGAtcaagaaaatatcaaaacaagctaAAAATTCACAAATTACCAATTTGAGTAGTATATTGGTTTCAATAACTAGTACAATTATTTGTAGAGGTGCTTTTGGTAttagatatgatgaagaagcacaAGAAAGGAGGAAATTTGATGAACTTTTGACAGAGACACAAGCATTGTTGGCAGGGTTTTTTTTCTCtgattattttccttttttattttggtttgataAAATTTCTGGAAAAATAAATAGACTTGAAAAGAATTTCAAATATTTAGATGAGTTTTATGAAGGACTTATTGAGCAGCATCTCAATCCCAATAGGCCAAAATCAATGGAAGGAGATATTCTTGATCTTTTGCTCCAATTAAAGAAAGAGCATTCAACTCCAATCAACATCACTTTTGACAATATAAAGGCAATTCTCATGGTAAGTAATCATTTTTCTATAAATATATACACCGACACTGTAAAGAATTTTTACGTCATTAATCTACTATTTAATTGCTTATATTCTTTATTACCTTATATTACGCTGCAGATTAATTTAACGTGATGGTGTAAAACACCGGTTTACCTAAATTAAACTCATACATAattacagtcaaacctctctataacatcaTCTCTATATTACATCCATTCACTATAAAATTCAAGTTTTCTTGGAaccgatttttatgttatgttataatatatattctctATAATAGCACTTCACTGTAGAAGCCAAAACATATCGGAACAAACGAGGCTATTATAAAGAGGTTTGACTGCATGTGCATGCATGCATACACAACTGCTTATCTATATTTCTAAtgaagtgatatatatatatatactcatttTTTTCCtctcaattttattattttgtagaatATATTTGTTGCTGGAACAGACACTGTCGCGATTTCATTAGTTTGGGCAATGACAGCCTTGATAAAGAACCCAAAAGCCATAAAGAAAGTTCaagaagaaattagaaaatcagttggaaagaaaggaatggtaaatgaagatgatatacaaaattttcactatcttAAAGCAGTGATAAAGGAGACATTTAGATTGTATCCTCCAGCTCCAACTCTTTTGGCAAGAGAAACAATTCAAAATTCCATACTAGAAGGGTATAAAATTCCACCAAAAACTATTATTTACGTTAATTATTGGGCTATCGCGAGGGATCCTGAATACTGGGAAAATCCAGAAGAATTTATACCAGAGAGATTTTTGAATAGCAATATCGATTACAAGGGCCAAGATTTTGAGTTTATTCCATTTGGAGCAGGCAGGAGAGTTTGCCCAGGTATTCAGTGACGGTTGTATAATTTAAAGGATGAGTTTTATTCATGAAAATGTTAAAAGTAatagaaatataattaaatatcaCGTTTTTAACTCATTTTTAACGAGTTCAGAATCTTGAATTTATAAAGTTCAAATCTTGAATTTGCTTTGCAGGTATTGCACTTAGTGTTGCAACTTTGGAGCTTATACTTTCAAACCTTGTTTATGCATTTGATTGGGAGTTGCCTTGTGATATGAAGAAAGAAGACATTGACACTGATGTTTTGCCTGGACTTACTATGCACAAGAAAAATGCCCTTTGCCTTGTCCCTAAATATTATCTGTAGACCTAGTCATATATGAGTTTTTGCACTTTCTTTCTGTTTAAGGTTGTCAAATTaggtttaaaataaaagaaacaccTCTAATTCTCATCTGTAAATGGTGTAGTTTATGATGGACAATAAGGAGCTAGCAGCGGCGTGTGGATGCAGCCCATAGCCTTGCTCCTATGTGCTTTCCTATCTTGTTTCTTACTATCACATCTATATTACCTATCTTGTTTGTTACTATCAAATCTATGTTTACACTGGCAAATGCTTCCCTTTTTAGTTCATTTCCTTTtggggtggcaaacgggcgggtcgggaTCGGATATGGGcgggtcgaaaacgggtaatgcaaaaaaataaaaataataatccgACCCcgtccatatttaatacggataaaataCAAGTTAACCAGCGGATAGTATGAAAGCctatattatccatgacttcttgaatatgatcacttttgggagaattcctagtctcccaaacttgaagAATTCCTAATTTGAagttttacaaatgtaaaagttaaacacattagttatttattttctaagcggataatatgatttttatccatatttgacccgtttttaaaaagttcattatccaacccattttttaatggataatatgggtggataattatttcttttaaccattttgccactaCTAATTTCCTTTGATAAGATTTTGCATTTAGCTCCACATAGGAATTAGGTGTTTTGtatataaacaacaacaacatcaacaacaagcctagtgtaatcccacaagtagaGTCTCCTAGTCTCTCAAACACAGGAATCCCCAACTTGAaactttacaaatgtaaaagttaaactcatagTTATCCATTGATTATTCATTTTCTAAGCGGATAATATGACTTTAAtctatatttgacccgtttttaaaaagttcattatctaaccaattttttaatggataatatgggtggataactgttttcttttaaccattttgccaccactaattTCCTTTAATAAGATTTTCCGTCTAGCTCCACATAGGAATTAGGTGTTTTGTCTAtaaacaacatcaacatcaacaagcctagtgtaatcccacaagtggagtctcGAAAgagtagtgtatacgcagaccttaccgcTACCTTTagaaggtagagagactgtttttccgatagaccctcggcacgTATTTCGTCTATAAAGAAATCGAAAAAAAGGTGAGTGTTTTTTCCTACCATAATAATACAGAATGCTATGGTATATCATATGAAGCAAAAGACAACTGCATGCAGGAGAAACCTATGCATCTTAACATCCAAATGTACATTGTAGAAGCAAAGATATGACTTAGAAGCTACACAAACTCCTGCAGTTGAATCAATAATGTCTGAGGAGTTCACAGCACATAATAAGAGAGAAGTGCATAGCCGAATTTACGTACAATACATGATGAGTTTAAGAAAACGAACGAAGAAAACTATGCGTCTTGATGTACTGAAGAGCAACAAACAAATGGTACCCAATACGGTTTCGTCTTCCTCTTTTCCTTCTTAATGTCAACTGGATACCTCGCGGGAGAATTCCATTCTTTCTCCGCCTCCTTACTCGCGGCAGCCTGCTCAGTTGGTGCCTCCGAGCTTAGAATAGAGTTCACTGTCGTCACGGTTGTAGCCCCATTCTTCTTAGTGGCAGCAGTTTCATCTTTCTGGTTAACAGAAGGCACTTGTTTTGTGTTTGGAGATTTGGCTTCACCGAGTAGATTTTTCAATGGAGTGTGTTGCTTCCCTGTGCTCCAGTTTGTTACTTTTGCAATTATCTCCTCATTCTTCTTTCTCCCTTGAGATTCATTCACCACGTTGGTAATAGAAGGGAACCACCCGGCTTTTAGAGCTTCCGTTTTGGGCTGTTGAGCGATAAGCTGTGCTTCAATCTCGGAAGCAGAAGCTTTCTTGTCGGCGTTTTCTCTGGATTCAACCAATGTCATGAAAGACGGAGGCTCGTAAACATCTGGCTTATCAGGATGCCGCTCCTCAGCTCCAGAAGTTGGTTTCTGCAAGACACGCTCCGATTTCTCGCGAGTATCAGTTGCTTCGGCATCAGGAACAGCTGTCGACTCCGACTGGGTGGAAAGCACTGTTTCATCACAAATAGCAGAATCTATTATTAGATTGGAGGAAAATACATCCTCAATAACAAAAAGCAACAaaaaattaacttccaataagcTGGTTTAATGATATCTATACAAAGAAAACAGAAGTGATTATACCTGAAACAGAACCCCAGTTGGCATCTAGGCTATCGGCTCTGCTGCTCGAATTCGTTGATATATCCACTGCAGAAACCGTGTCGTTCTGTTTAATGAGCTTGTCATTACCCTCATTCAGTGAGGCTGATGAAATGACCCCAGTGGCATTCTTAAGGCCATCTCCTGCATGGAAGTTATCAACAACGCGACCGTTCAAATCAGTATCGACAACCAAACCAGCTGGCTCTTTCACATCACAATCACTAATTATTTGGGAATCCAATCCAGTTGCACTGGTAGGCTCCAACGCTTTGGCATTGTTGCTTACTTTGCTGTCTTCGGAGGCTTCATGAAAAATTTCATCTCTGCTTTCATGCACAGTCGTGACTGTAACTATAACAGGGTCATTATGCCCTCCAACTGAGCAGATAGTTTTATCACCTTCAAAAACTCCTTCTAGCTTTTCCTTAGTTCTTTCTTTCTCAGTTTCACCCCCAGTTACAATTGGCTGTTCAGTTCTAGCCTTTTCATGTTCGTCATGGTCACTTCCTCCAAGAGTGACCGTAGTTTGATTAGCTTCAGATAAACAAGAAGTGTCTACAACGGTTGTTTCCTTGTTTGCAAGAAGCTCATTTTCTGGATGTCCACCCTTGTTCTCTTCTTCCATGGTAAAAATTGTTTCGGTTCTTTCGATTACAGGATCATCAACTTTTGTTGTTTGCTTGGCTTCTTCCTGAACAGATGAAGTAATGGTGTTCGTATCTGAGTGGTCGGTCGGGGAACCTGAAGGAAGAGAATTCTTTAAAGAGTCACCATCGATAGAAACAGGTTCAGGTTCAGAAGAGCAGAGTACTTCAGAAGAGCCAAGATCCAACGGCAAACTAGACTTGAACTTATTGTAGTCTTTGAAGTCTTTAAGCAAGAAGAGTTCAGGGTTGTCTGACGCAGGTAAATCTTTTGCCAAAGACACCACATGCACATCTTCCCTCACTTCCTCAGTTTTGGATGAGTCGGAAAACTCTGTTTGACTACCACCATCTATTTCCTTGGAAGAATCAGCTTCCAATTCCAACATAGGGACATTAGGCGCCTGTACAAGAGGTGAAAGTTCAACGGAGATTCTCTGTTTGTCCTCCACCTTATCGGGTTGCTCACACTCCTTATCAATGTTCTCATCAGCCATAGCTTTAACACCAGCTTCAGACAAGTCCAGTTTCAAGTCCACAGAATCAGGATTTTCATTCTCATCATGCTGTAGTTTGGCTTCAATCGGAACACTAACTGTAGCTTGCTCATCTGCCTCAAGTAAATCAGACGGGAAGTTTAAAGGGTCTGAATTTTTCCCCTCTGCCTCCTGTGGCGTTGACTCATaacttgcattatttgatgtctTTCCATCTGTATCAGATACTGCTGATTGAGAGACTTCGACAGCAACACCGACAGCATCAACTAAACCTTCACCGGTATTAATATCTTCTATCTCCTTCAAATCGCTTGGCTGCCCAGAAGACATCTGCACGTGTCTGGCTTCAATAGATTCAGTTGTATTATTCTCCTGCAGAGAAGCATCCACTGGTATCTCTGACTTAATAGGGTCGCAATCAATCTTTGTACCGAAAGATTCAGCTACTTCTGGCTGATTGATTGCACTTTCAAATGATTCGAGATGATTCACTTCAGTCGCATGTCGGGCATCATTTGAGGATCCTGAAATACCTACAACCATGAAAGTGCACCCCAAATTGGCAAAAACCACATTACATGTAATTAACGAACAAAATGCAGCTTTCAAATGTGAAGGCAGATTGCTAAACCTAAATAGCAGAATGACAAAAATCAAAGATCCTAAAAATTTAATATATGTAAATAAAGGTTGTCGTAATGACATAAAATCGAACTGGCGGCCAGCAGATTACAAGGACATAATTCtctccaaaaaataaataaataattgaaggATGCTCTCCTCTGACCTCCATACAATATCACAATGTAGGACTGGTTCACACGGTTGAATTCATAACATCATATTACCATTCATTAAAAGAGCAAGTTCAAAGGATGTTCTGCAGTTCAGATAAACTACCACTCCAAGTACCCACCGCCCACCCAACAGAGGGAAAGGACAAACTCATTGcatgaaagtaaaagaaaagaacaacTGAATTGGTTAGAATATCTTCATTTTAGGCACTCAAGgatgtggcctagtggtcaatgaagtgggtgagaACCCTGAGGTCTCAAGTTCAAATCCCAGCGGAGgcaaaaaacactaggtgatttcttcctatCTATCCAAACCTTGTTGGATAGAGTTACCTAGTACCTGTTGTTGGTGGGAGGTGGcaggtatcccgtggaattagtcgaggtgcgcgcaagctCGCCTGGACACCacgtatataaaaaaaatatcttcatTTTAGCATCAATCCATTCTTGATCATCATTTCTTCCAATCTCACCGAATAGCCTAATAGAAATTGATTGTAAAGGAAAAGGCGTGCGGTAAAAACATGTCGGGTTTTGGTACTCCCTAAATTGCTTTAAACACATCTTTCACTGTCTTGGTGGTTTCCTGATCACATAATATTGGGCAATTCCAACTCCTCAAGGAGCAACTCCTCCTCAGGAGGACCTAAGAAACAGGCCACATGGCGATACGACAATTCAGAACAAATTTATGCTGAAAATTGTGGATTGACCTGAAATAAATGTCTTCAAAGGCACAGCTACTGTGTCCGGCATAAATAGCCGATTCAGGAAATATGACAAAGGGAATTTAATGGTCGTCATAGAGCTTAGAGACAAGTACAAAAACAAGGATTTAAAATATCCAGTATAAATTTAATTTAAACCACCTTGACACAATGGAAATAAATACTTTGAGAAATTAAGCAAAGTTgttcataaaataattaaattactcgAGGAACATCTATCTAACACTGCCCCTTTCAGTGTTTAATGTGTTTTTTTAGTTGAATCAATACAAGTAAACTTCATCCCGTCCATCTCATTTAGAATTCATCAAAAGAATTTGTAGACACAACCATTTTGGCTCACCAATTACCAAAAGTAGCAGGGGAAATTAATTTCCTAACAAGGGAAAAAGGAAAGTTAGATGCAGAAACAAGATTCTAATTAAAGGAAAGAACTAAAATGGCATTACTTTGAACTTTGACCAGTTGAGGTATCTAGCTTCTACTATTTGCAGACATCAACggacaacaagaacaacaacaacaaacccagtgatttcccacaagtggggtatggggaggaaagtgcgtacgcagaccttacccctaccatgggaGGGCAGAGACGCTGTTTTCAACGGACATCAACGGACCTATCTATATTAATTCAACCAAATCTAGTCCTTTGTAAACGCCACTCTTTGTCCTTATCACCTAATTATATCATTTCTCCCGTTGAATTAAATCAAGAATTTATTTTATACCCAAAACCTTATTCTCCAATCAAAATGATTAAAAATTTCTTAGAAGGTTCTTCTATGAAGACATACATACTCCACATGCCATATTTTCAGGAGAGCTTTCATTTGCCCTTGTTTACAGCGAGTTTGTCGTGCATGAGCTGCCATACGTGTTTTATCATTTATGACGAATATCCTCAAAGTCTAACATGTTTCATGCACTACTCGTCACAATCCCACGTGAATCCCCaagtaggaaaaagaaaaagacaagaaaTAAAGAATCAACCTCCCCTGAATGAGAGATTGTCTTTTCCCTACTCTGCGAAAGGTCATTTGACGACAAACACAGAATCAGGATGAAATCAGGAAAAGCTTGCAAACCATAATAATATATACATTGCTAAGTACAACTAGATACAGCACATTTGAGAAGCCATTGATCTAGCATAAATACCTCCAGTTGAATCGGCCTTCAATAACTCATCATCAACTCTTTTCACGTTCGATCTCAAACTTTTGACACCCTCCGGATGCTCTTCCAACCCAGGGCTAATCCCGCTATCAGAAAACTCCGTAACCGCATCAGAGAAAGTTTCATCTTCTGATCTATATGATTTGTCACTAATACC comes from the Nicotiana tabacum cultivar K326 chromosome 14, ASM71507v2, whole genome shotgun sequence genome and includes:
- the LOC107778237 gene encoding 6,7,8-trihydroxycoumarin synthase-like, producing the protein MIPFLLLVSLPIILFFLLLKAKIGRNSILPPGPLGLPYIGNLHQYDSLTTHIYFWKLSKKYGKIFSLKLASANVVVVSSAKLAKEVTKTQDLAFCSRPSVLCQQKLSYNSYDIALAPYSDYWREMRKICIIHLFSLKKVQSFSPIREDEVSRMIKKISKQAKNSQITNLSSILVSITSTIICRGAFGIRYDEEAQERRKFDELLTETQALLAGFFFSDYFPFLFWFDKISGKINRLEKNFKYLDEFYEGLIEQHLNPNRPKSMEGDILDLLLQLKKEHSTPINITFDNIKAILMNIFVAGTDTVAISLVWAMTALIKNPKAIKKVQEEIRKSVGKKGMVNEDDIQNFHYLKAVIKETFRLYPPAPTLLARETIQNSILEGYKIPPKTIIYVNYWAIARDPEYWENPEEFIPERFLNSNIDYKGQDFEFIPFGAGRRVCPGIALSVATLELILSNLVYAFDWELPCDMKKEDIDTDVLPGLTMHKKNALCLVPKYYL
- the LOC107778230 gene encoding uncharacterized protein LOC107778230 isoform X2; amino-acid sequence: MESQDHKFTTPSGPENHAPHLCHKCGWPFPNPHPSARHRRSHKKVCGKIEGYKLSESETADNSTHSSVSDDEHHSDGDQQTPSPIVGKTIVKEISGISDKSYRSEDETFSDAVTEFSDSGISPGLEEHPEGVKSLRSNVKRVDDELLKADSTGGSSNDARHATEVNHLESFESAINQPEVAESFGTKIDCDPIKSEIPVDASLQENNTTESIEARHVQMSSGQPSDLKEIEDINTGEGLVDAVGVAVEVSQSAVSDTDGKTSNNASYESTPQEAEGKNSDPLNFPSDLLEADEQATVSVPIEAKLQHDENENPDSVDLKLDLSEAGVKAMADENIDKECEQPDKVEDKQRISVELSPLVQAPNVPMLELEADSSKEIDGGSQTEFSDSSKTEEVREDVHVVSLAKDLPASDNPELFLLKDFKDYNKFKSSLPLDLGSSEVLCSSEPEPVSIDGDSLKNSLPSGSPTDHSDTNTITSSVQEEAKQTTKVDDPVIERTETIFTMEEENKGGHPENELLANKETTVVDTSCLSEANQTTVTLGGSDHDEHEKARTEQPIVTGGETEKERTKEKLEGVFEGDKTICSVGGHNDPVIVTVTTVHESRDEIFHEASEDSKVSNNAKALEPTSATGLDSQIISDCDVKEPAGLVVDTDLNGRVVDNFHAGDGLKNATGVISSASLNEGNDKLIKQNDTVSAVDISTNSSSRADSLDANWGSVSVLSTQSESTAVPDAEATDTREKSERVLQKPTSGAEERHPDKPDVYEPPSFMTLVESRENADKKASASEIEAQLIAQQPKTEALKAGWFPSITNVVNESQGRKKNEEIIAKVTNWSTGKQHTPLKNLLGEAKSPNTKQVPSVNQKDETAATKKNGATTVTTVNSILSSEAPTEQAAASKEAEKEWNSPARYPVDIKKEKRKTKPYWVPFVCCSSVHQDA
- the LOC107778230 gene encoding uncharacterized protein LOC107778230 isoform X1 → MESQDHKFTTPSGPENHAPHLCHKCGWPFPNPHPSARHRRSHKKVCGKIEGYKLSESETADNSTHSSVSDDEHHSDGDQQTPSPIVGKTIVKEISGISDKSYRSEDETFSDAVTEFSDSGISPGLEEHPEGVKSLRSNVKRVDDELLKADSTGGISGSSNDARHATEVNHLESFESAINQPEVAESFGTKIDCDPIKSEIPVDASLQENNTTESIEARHVQMSSGQPSDLKEIEDINTGEGLVDAVGVAVEVSQSAVSDTDGKTSNNASYESTPQEAEGKNSDPLNFPSDLLEADEQATVSVPIEAKLQHDENENPDSVDLKLDLSEAGVKAMADENIDKECEQPDKVEDKQRISVELSPLVQAPNVPMLELEADSSKEIDGGSQTEFSDSSKTEEVREDVHVVSLAKDLPASDNPELFLLKDFKDYNKFKSSLPLDLGSSEVLCSSEPEPVSIDGDSLKNSLPSGSPTDHSDTNTITSSVQEEAKQTTKVDDPVIERTETIFTMEEENKGGHPENELLANKETTVVDTSCLSEANQTTVTLGGSDHDEHEKARTEQPIVTGGETEKERTKEKLEGVFEGDKTICSVGGHNDPVIVTVTTVHESRDEIFHEASEDSKVSNNAKALEPTSATGLDSQIISDCDVKEPAGLVVDTDLNGRVVDNFHAGDGLKNATGVISSASLNEGNDKLIKQNDTVSAVDISTNSSSRADSLDANWGSVSVLSTQSESTAVPDAEATDTREKSERVLQKPTSGAEERHPDKPDVYEPPSFMTLVESRENADKKASASEIEAQLIAQQPKTEALKAGWFPSITNVVNESQGRKKNEEIIAKVTNWSTGKQHTPLKNLLGEAKSPNTKQVPSVNQKDETAATKKNGATTVTTVNSILSSEAPTEQAAASKEAEKEWNSPARYPVDIKKEKRKTKPYWVPFVCCSSVHQDA